In Bradyrhizobium sp. WBOS07, the genomic window GCCTCAGTGCAGCGAGAGGCGCGGCTCGACCTGTTCAAGTTCGTGCCGTTCCGGCTCAACCGGCTCGCGGCCGAAGTCAGTGCCGCGCTCTCGGTCGAATATCAGGAACGCCACGGTCTCGATATCCCGGCCTGGCGCGTGATCGCCACGCTCGGGTTCCGCGTTGATGCCTGCAGCGCGCAGTTCATCGCGCAATGCACCCGCACGCACAAATCCACCATCAGCCGCGCCGTGACCACGCTGCTCCACCAGGATCTGATCGAGCGCGTCGAGAACCAAGCCGACCGCCGCGAATTCCGCCTGCGACTGACGGCGAAGGGCCGCGCCCTCTACGAGCAGCTGTTCCCGCAATTGCTGCGGCGTGAAGACGAAATCCTCGCCTGTCTCTCGGCGCAGGAGCGCAAGCAGCTGTCCATGCTGCTCAGCAAGATCGAGCAGAGCCTCGATCTGATCCAGACCAGCGAAGAGGCCGACGCCAAGCAGGCGTATTAACGCGTGTGCCCATAAAGCGGACATCGACGAAGCACGCCCACGTCCGCGATGGGCCAAATGCTGACGTGGCCACTGCTTCAGCCTGTCCCGATTCCGCTACTGGCTTCGCTGCGCATTGAGGCATTCCCGGCCCGCCGATGACTGCGCGTGTGAAGGCCGCGAAGCAAAAGCGAGACCTCCTGATGAGCTATCACCACCAGACAACAAAAAGCCCCGGACGAGGCCGGGG contains:
- a CDS encoding MarR family winged helix-turn-helix transcriptional regulator — its product is MARTSSDTALKAREADQASVQREARLDLFKFVPFRLNRLAAEVSAALSVEYQERHGLDIPAWRVIATLGFRVDACSAQFIAQCTRTHKSTISRAVTTLLHQDLIERVENQADRREFRLRLTAKGRALYEQLFPQLLRREDEILACLSAQERKQLSMLLSKIEQSLDLIQTSEEADAKQAY